One Coraliomargarita parva DNA segment encodes these proteins:
- the trmB gene encoding tRNA (guanosine(46)-N7)-methyltransferase TrmB, with product MEPISDSHARELAKQAVRKSTLRAECEAALEGVDRILFEAGCGHGHWLTSYAEAHPEQVCVGVDLISLRIRKALDKRNKRDLENLHFFKAELGEFLEVLPERIRFDLTVLLFPDPWPKARHHRRRMVQPDFLDEVARRTEPGGRFCFRSDDRPYYEWTLEHLEVHPLWEIDPEADWPHEMETYFQGLMDEYFSVVARRIG from the coding sequence ATGGAGCCGATATCTGATAGTCATGCGCGTGAACTGGCCAAACAGGCCGTCCGTAAATCCACCCTGCGGGCGGAGTGCGAAGCCGCCCTGGAGGGGGTGGATCGTATTCTATTTGAAGCAGGCTGTGGGCACGGCCATTGGCTGACCAGTTACGCGGAAGCCCATCCCGAACAGGTTTGCGTGGGGGTCGACCTGATCTCGCTTCGCATCCGCAAGGCCCTCGACAAGCGCAATAAGCGGGACTTGGAAAACCTCCATTTTTTCAAGGCGGAACTGGGCGAGTTCCTTGAGGTGCTGCCGGAACGCATCCGTTTTGACCTCACGGTGCTCCTGTTTCCCGACCCTTGGCCGAAGGCGCGTCATCATCGTCGCCGTATGGTGCAGCCTGACTTTCTCGATGAAGTGGCGCGCCGTACGGAACCGGGCGGGCGCTTTTGCTTCCGTTCGGATGACCGTCCCTATTATGAGTGGACCCTGGAGCACCTGGAAGTCCATCCGCTTTGGGAGATCGATCCGGAGGCGGATTGGCCGCATGAAATGGAGA
- a CDS encoding sensor histidine kinase yields MILLLGSLLAVAVATLIFYIYKTRRFVRELEDSVRGRRRYLLPDSSRALQQLGLECLVRQVNELVDELNAHTEVDKDSNQQIEATLGSIQEAVLIFDDRHVIEYANESAERLFQQGRRIRGMRLESVLRSTSLLEFLDNFSAHRTTRQLHQISVEHKGEKFWFEASCSMVQPGQSGSGEVTLLVLHDITQLKRLEMIRRDFVANVSHELRTPLTIIKGFAETLVEDNATLPPESRARFLDKILNNAHRLHVLVEDLLTLSRLESKPDQVEPVVQSLRTLLEDVQESYRSRLEPGRQKIELAYDERIGDFAFDRFRINQVLDNLVENAFRYAPEFTNLVLRAELNAADGMVDCAVEDDGPGIPAKDVPHIFERFYRVDKGRSRDRGGTGLGLSITKHIILLHEGRVEAHSESGKGTRICFSLPYATETNALPVT; encoded by the coding sequence ATGATTCTATTGCTGGGCAGTTTGCTGGCCGTGGCTGTGGCCACGCTCATTTTCTATATCTATAAGACGCGACGTTTCGTTCGTGAGCTCGAGGATTCGGTTCGGGGTCGGCGTCGCTACCTGCTGCCGGACTCCAGCCGTGCGCTGCAACAACTGGGGCTGGAGTGTTTGGTCCGGCAGGTCAATGAGCTGGTTGACGAGTTGAACGCGCATACGGAGGTCGACAAGGACTCGAACCAGCAGATCGAAGCCACCCTCGGATCCATCCAGGAGGCGGTGCTGATCTTTGATGACCGCCATGTTATCGAGTATGCCAACGAGTCGGCTGAGCGGCTTTTCCAGCAGGGGCGCCGGATCCGGGGCATGCGGTTGGAGTCGGTTCTGCGTTCGACCAGCCTGCTCGAGTTTCTCGATAACTTCAGTGCGCACCGTACGACACGCCAGTTGCACCAGATCTCGGTTGAGCACAAGGGGGAGAAGTTCTGGTTCGAGGCGTCCTGCTCGATGGTCCAGCCCGGACAATCGGGCAGCGGGGAAGTCACCTTGCTTGTCCTCCACGATATCACCCAGTTGAAGCGGCTGGAAATGATTCGGCGTGATTTCGTGGCCAATGTTTCGCATGAGTTGCGTACCCCGCTGACGATTATCAAGGGCTTTGCCGAGACTTTGGTGGAGGACAACGCGACCCTGCCCCCGGAGTCGCGGGCGCGTTTCCTCGATAAAATCCTGAATAATGCGCATCGCCTCCATGTGCTCGTGGAGGACCTGCTCACACTCTCGCGCCTGGAATCGAAGCCGGATCAGGTGGAACCGGTGGTCCAGTCGCTGCGTACCTTGCTGGAGGATGTTCAGGAGAGCTATCGTTCGCGTCTGGAACCCGGCCGACAGAAGATCGAGTTGGCCTACGACGAGCGGATCGGCGATTTCGCCTTTGACCGCTTCCGCATCAACCAGGTCTTGGACAATCTGGTTGAGAATGCCTTCCGTTACGCTCCGGAATTCACCAATTTGGTGCTGCGGGCCGAACTCAATGCCGCCGACGGCATGGTGGACTGTGCGGTCGAAGATGACGGGCCGGGCATACCGGCCAAGGATGTACCACACATTTTCGAGCGCTTTTACCGCGTGGATAAAGGGCGCTCCCGGGACCGCGGCGGTACGGGCTTGGGGCTCAGTATCACCAAGCATATCATTCTTCTGCACGAAGGGCGGGTGGAAGCGCATAGCGAGTCCGGTAAGGGCACACGGATCTGCTTCAGCCTGCCTTATGCGACTGAAACAAATGCCCTGCCTGTGACTTGA
- a CDS encoding response regulator translates to MSTNKSYRILVVDDEPDVTELLKYKLEQEGYICEVLNDPLAFVGVARDFQPHLMILDIMMPELNGLQLCRIARSDPLMKEIPIIFLTARGEAEDRVKGLETGADDYVSKPFNTKELLLRVGKILNRGTKQSQAPVQSRIQIGGVLIDEELHQLTVDEEPVVLTATEFRLLKLLMERKGRVQSRENLLVNVWNYDTDIETRTVDTHVRRVREKLGRYSHLIETVRGVGYRAVDIS, encoded by the coding sequence ATGAGCACGAACAAATCCTATCGTATCCTGGTTGTGGATGACGAACCGGATGTCACGGAACTATTGAAGTACAAGCTGGAGCAGGAGGGCTATATCTGCGAGGTGCTCAACGATCCGCTGGCCTTTGTCGGGGTGGCGCGGGATTTCCAGCCTCACCTCATGATCCTCGACATCATGATGCCCGAATTGAACGGTCTGCAGCTCTGCCGCATCGCCCGTTCCGATCCGCTGATGAAAGAGATCCCGATTATCTTCCTGACCGCTCGCGGCGAAGCGGAAGACCGGGTGAAGGGGCTCGAGACCGGCGCGGATGACTATGTGTCCAAGCCTTTCAATACCAAGGAACTCCTCCTCCGGGTCGGCAAGATCCTCAACCGCGGGACGAAACAGTCCCAGGCGCCGGTCCAGTCGCGCATCCAGATTGGCGGGGTCCTGATCGACGAGGAATTGCACCAGTTGACCGTCGATGAGGAGCCGGTGGTTCTCACGGCAACCGAATTTCGCCTGCTCAAGTTGCTGATGGAGCGCAAGGGGCGGGTCCAGTCCCGCGAAAACCTCCTGGTCAATGTCTGGAACTATGACACGGATATCGAGACCCGGACGGTCGACACCCATGTGCGCCGGGTCCGTGAAAAGTTGGGGCGCTATTCACATTTGATTGAGACTGTTCGTGGAGTCGGCTACCGTGCGGTCGATATTTCATGA
- a CDS encoding nucleotide exchange factor GrpE has protein sequence MTDQKTEETETTEDVVENTTAEAAAVDTEAAAAEAEPSELEKAQAEAAEMKTRYLRSVADLENYRKRIAREKQEIIRSAAANVIESLLPVLDNMKLGLQAADNHPEAKDVTIGFKMVDDQLKKTLSEQGLEELKPDGASFDPNLHECIAHQPSAEVAEDYVIQTVRSGYRLNERLIRAASVIVSSGPAEDAAAQDSE, from the coding sequence ATGACAGACCAAAAGACCGAAGAAACGGAAACAACCGAAGACGTTGTCGAGAACACAACAGCGGAGGCTGCCGCCGTGGACACCGAAGCGGCCGCAGCGGAAGCCGAGCCTTCCGAGCTGGAGAAAGCGCAAGCCGAAGCCGCCGAGATGAAAACGCGCTACCTGCGCTCGGTTGCCGATTTGGAGAACTACCGCAAGCGCATCGCGCGGGAGAAGCAGGAGATCATCCGCAGCGCTGCGGCCAATGTGATCGAATCCCTCCTCCCCGTGCTCGATAACATGAAGCTCGGCCTGCAGGCCGCGGACAACCATCCCGAAGCAAAAGACGTGACGATCGGCTTCAAGATGGTCGACGACCAGTTGAAGAAGACCCTATCCGAGCAAGGGCTGGAGGAGCTCAAGCCGGACGGCGCGTCCTTCGATCCGAACCTGCACGAATGTATCGCACACCAGCCTTCGGCGGAGGTCGCGGAAGACTATGTCATCCAGACCGTACGCTCCGGCTACCGTCTCAACGAGCGACTCATCCGTGCCGCCAGCGTCATTGTATCCAGCGGACCGGCTGAAGACGCCGCAGCGCAAGACAGCGAATAA
- the dnaJ gene encoding molecular chaperone DnaJ, protein MSKRDYYEILGVNKEASADELKKAYRKMAVKYHPDKNPGDAEAEAKFKEVSEAYDILKDEEKRAAYDRFGHAAFQGGGMGRAGGAGAGGFHDPFDIFREAFGGGGGGIFEEFFGGGGGRSSGGAQHGADLRYDLEITLEEAAKGTEKEIRYRRPVECKQCHGSGAEPGSKKVTCPTCGGAGQVTSNRGFISFRQVCPSCQGAGQTIEKPCTSCHGEGRVMDSSTVKVRIPAGVHTGSKLRSAGKGEAGQMGGQAGDLYIIIHVKEHELFERHDDDLFCEVPIKFTLAALGGSINVPTLFGKGNLKIPTGTQTGTTFRLRGQGVPHLRGGGNGDMLIRVQVEVPTKLNNEQKAALESFADACGDAGNPVSESFVEKAKKFFK, encoded by the coding sequence ATGTCGAAACGCGATTACTACGAAATTCTAGGCGTCAACAAGGAGGCCTCGGCCGACGAACTGAAGAAGGCTTACCGCAAGATGGCGGTCAAGTACCACCCGGACAAGAATCCGGGAGACGCCGAAGCCGAAGCCAAGTTCAAGGAAGTCTCCGAGGCCTACGATATCCTCAAGGACGAGGAAAAGCGTGCCGCCTATGACCGCTTTGGCCACGCCGCCTTCCAGGGCGGCGGCATGGGCCGGGCCGGCGGCGCCGGTGCGGGCGGCTTCCACGACCCCTTCGATATCTTCCGCGAAGCCTTCGGTGGCGGCGGCGGCGGGATCTTCGAGGAATTCTTCGGAGGTGGGGGCGGACGCTCCAGCGGGGGCGCCCAGCACGGAGCCGACCTGCGCTATGACCTGGAAATCACCCTGGAAGAAGCGGCCAAGGGCACCGAGAAAGAAATTCGTTACCGTCGTCCGGTCGAGTGCAAGCAATGCCATGGTTCCGGGGCGGAACCGGGATCGAAAAAAGTCACCTGCCCGACCTGCGGCGGTGCCGGCCAAGTCACTTCGAACCGCGGCTTCATCAGCTTCCGGCAAGTCTGCCCGAGCTGTCAGGGCGCAGGGCAAACGATCGAAAAGCCCTGCACCAGCTGCCACGGCGAAGGCCGGGTGATGGACTCGAGCACAGTCAAGGTCCGCATCCCCGCCGGCGTCCACACCGGATCCAAGCTCCGCTCCGCCGGCAAAGGCGAAGCCGGACAAATGGGCGGTCAAGCCGGCGACCTTTACATCATCATCCATGTCAAGGAGCACGAACTCTTCGAACGCCATGATGACGACCTCTTCTGTGAAGTGCCGATCAAATTCACCCTGGCGGCGCTGGGGGGCTCGATCAACGTACCGACCCTCTTCGGCAAGGGCAACCTGAAGATCCCCACCGGCACCCAGACCGGGACCACCTTCCGCCTGCGCGGACAGGGCGTACCGCACCTGCGCGGGGGCGGCAACGGCGACATGCTGATTCGTGTGCAGGTGGAAGTGCCAACCAAGCTGAACAACGAACAAAAGGCGGCACTCGAATCCTTTGCGGACGCCTGCGGCGATGCCGGCAACCCGGTCAGCGAATCCTTCGTCGAGAAAGCCAAGAAGTTCTTCAAATAG
- the purN gene encoding phosphoribosylglycinamide formyltransferase gives MAYPIVILGSGRGTNAEALLKAEAAKQLGMAKIAAILSDHEDVRILELGQKYQVPAIYLDPGRKGARLTEEAETAYIERIESFSPQLIVLAGFMRILSPRFIEAFKGRIINLHPSLLPSFKGAKGIQQAFDHGVKITGCTVHWVTSDLDGGPIIDQKPVRIEAKDTLEILEKKVHIAEHQLLPDVVARLSKGDLK, from the coding sequence ATGGCCTATCCCATCGTCATCCTCGGTTCCGGTCGCGGGACCAATGCCGAAGCACTCTTGAAAGCGGAAGCCGCCAAACAGCTCGGCATGGCCAAGATTGCGGCGATCCTCAGCGACCACGAAGACGTCCGCATTCTGGAACTGGGCCAGAAGTACCAGGTTCCGGCGATTTACCTGGACCCTGGCCGCAAAGGGGCACGCCTGACCGAAGAAGCGGAAACCGCCTACATCGAGCGGATCGAGTCCTTCTCGCCCCAGCTCATCGTGCTGGCGGGTTTCATGCGCATCCTCAGTCCCCGATTCATCGAGGCATTCAAAGGCCGGATCATCAACCTCCACCCCAGCCTGCTGCCCAGCTTCAAAGGGGCCAAGGGTATCCAGCAGGCCTTTGACCATGGCGTGAAGATCACCGGTTGCACAGTGCACTGGGTCACCTCGGATCTCGACGGCGGACCGATCATCGACCAGAAGCCCGTGCGTATCGAAGCGAAGGATACCCTCGAGATCCTGGAGAAGAAGGTCCACATCGCGGAGCATCAACTCCTTCCCGATGTGGTCGCACGCCTGAGCAAAGGTGACTTGAAATAA
- a CDS encoding 50S ribosomal protein L11 methyltransferase, with protein sequence MSTQIELRAEISEELADQLESYFYETEAIAWGVMQKEKHDPYEVFGIFPDEATADAALAELRADFPGLPEDFELNVIEDADWQNAYKEFVKPWSDRQLHWIPLWERETITPPAGSATVYLDAGMAFGTGSHETTRLCARRLLDYLETHPDARESADVIDAGCGSGVLAFSAAALGFKKIFGFDFDPEAIVVCHSNAGENPHIPAIEFAVADLEKGLAGRQADFLMANIQTDVLIPHSDPVVMGVKSGGTMALSGILTKELDQVRSHYEARFAALRPEDKLHIDSRQDGEWGDLLFVLS encoded by the coding sequence GTGAGCACACAAATCGAACTCCGCGCGGAAATCTCCGAAGAACTGGCCGACCAGCTGGAAAGCTACTTTTACGAAACCGAGGCCATCGCCTGGGGGGTCATGCAAAAGGAAAAGCACGACCCCTATGAAGTCTTCGGCATCTTTCCTGACGAAGCCACCGCCGATGCCGCGCTGGCCGAACTCCGCGCGGACTTCCCCGGCCTGCCGGAAGACTTCGAGCTGAATGTCATCGAGGATGCCGACTGGCAAAATGCCTACAAGGAATTCGTCAAGCCGTGGAGCGACCGCCAACTGCACTGGATCCCGCTCTGGGAGCGCGAGACAATCACGCCGCCGGCAGGGTCCGCGACCGTGTATCTGGACGCCGGCATGGCGTTCGGCACCGGCAGCCATGAAACCACCCGCCTCTGTGCCCGCCGCCTCCTCGACTACCTGGAAACCCATCCGGATGCGCGCGAAAGCGCCGATGTGATCGATGCGGGCTGCGGCTCCGGCGTGCTGGCGTTTTCCGCCGCGGCACTAGGCTTCAAGAAAATCTTCGGTTTCGACTTCGACCCGGAAGCCATCGTGGTCTGCCACAGCAACGCCGGGGAAAATCCGCACATCCCCGCAATTGAGTTCGCGGTCGCCGACCTGGAAAAAGGACTGGCCGGCCGCCAGGCCGACTTCCTTATGGCCAACATCCAGACCGATGTCCTCATCCCGCATTCCGATCCGGTTGTCATGGGCGTCAAGTCCGGCGGCACTATGGCGCTCAGCGGCATCCTCACCAAGGAACTCGATCAGGTACGCAGTCACTACGAGGCACGCTTCGCCGCACTGCGACCCGAGGACAAGCTACACATCGACAGCCGCCAGGACGGAGAATGGGGCGACCTGCTCTTTGTCCTGAGCTGA
- a CDS encoding helix-turn-helix domain-containing protein, whose protein sequence is MQTIGERLEEARKRKGISLREAAEATKIRSDFLSSIEQNKFDFELPEIYKNGFIKNYARYLRLDPEKVLTDYHAQQLSHTRLGRKNGAELFGTMDLKKSPAGTAEPEAAGGNGERSSTPGASMGRISSTPSPAKVDENDEAEDQAGSDEESDKIFYIKAGLIFVGTLAFVIVVFGLIKAILGGGDDAVPADNGTDSAITSSVDIPVEPPSLPATTSSLKLIANGTVYVMVKQKQDNQVIYKGTLSSGDEIPLTKTGPVDVMFTAGENLVIEQNGERMRPGASGTAKITLD, encoded by the coding sequence ATGCAAACCATTGGGGAACGACTAGAAGAAGCGCGCAAACGGAAGGGTATATCGCTGCGTGAAGCAGCCGAAGCAACCAAGATCCGGAGTGATTTCCTCAGTAGCATTGAGCAGAACAAATTCGATTTCGAACTGCCGGAGATCTACAAGAATGGTTTCATCAAAAACTATGCGCGCTACCTTCGTCTCGACCCGGAAAAGGTCCTGACCGACTACCACGCACAGCAGCTGAGCCATACCCGTCTGGGCCGCAAAAACGGTGCCGAGCTCTTCGGGACCATGGACCTGAAAAAGTCACCGGCCGGAACCGCAGAGCCTGAAGCCGCCGGAGGCAACGGCGAGCGCAGCAGCACACCGGGCGCGAGTATGGGCCGCATCAGCTCGACTCCGTCACCGGCCAAAGTGGACGAAAACGACGAAGCGGAAGATCAAGCCGGCTCGGACGAAGAGAGCGACAAGATCTTTTACATCAAGGCCGGCCTCATCTTCGTCGGTACGCTCGCATTTGTCATTGTGGTCTTTGGCCTGATCAAAGCCATCCTGGGCGGCGGGGACGATGCCGTACCGGCCGACAACGGAACAGACAGTGCCATCACCTCAAGTGTCGATATACCGGTCGAGCCTCCCAGCCTGCCGGCGACAACCAGCAGCCTGAAGCTCATCGCCAACGGTACCGTGTATGTGATGGTCAAGCAGAAGCAGGACAATCAGGTCATCTACAAGGGCACACTCAGCTCCGGGGACGAAATCCCCCTGACCAAGACCGGCCCGGTCGATGTCATGTTCACCGCCGGTGAAAACCTGGTAATCGAACAGAATGGCGAGCGCATGCGCCCCGGCGCCTCCGGCACCGCCAAGATCACCTTGGATTAG
- the floA gene encoding flotillin-like protein FloA (flotillin-like protein involved in membrane lipid rafts), with protein MNTLPLIPLALVGWQIGVAAILGLCLLILGFVFVAYIGIFVKSWLAGATVGFPTLIAMRLRGVPASLIVDARITAVKAGILLSTDELEAHYLAEGNVVQTVQALIAADKANIRLDWQRACAIDLATKGTGKSVLEAVRTSINPKVIECPNPESGRRSIDGVAKDGIQVKARARVTVRSNLDNYVGSALEETIIARVGEGIVTTIGSADSYKDVLESPDKISKVVLERGLDVGTAFEILSIDIADVDVGENIGAKLQESQAEADKNVAQAKAEMRRAAAVALEQEMKAKVEEMSAKVVEAEAQVPLALAEAFRSGNLGVMDYYRLNNIKADTDMRDSISKGGENK; from the coding sequence ATGAATACACTCCCCCTCATTCCTCTTGCCTTGGTTGGCTGGCAGATCGGTGTCGCTGCGATACTCGGTTTATGTCTGCTGATCCTGGGTTTCGTCTTTGTCGCCTACATCGGGATATTTGTGAAGTCCTGGCTGGCCGGTGCGACGGTCGGATTTCCCACATTGATCGCCATGCGCCTGCGGGGGGTGCCGGCTTCCCTCATTGTGGATGCCCGTATTACCGCAGTGAAAGCCGGCATTTTACTGTCCACCGATGAACTCGAAGCACACTACCTGGCGGAAGGTAACGTGGTGCAAACCGTCCAGGCGCTCATTGCCGCGGACAAGGCGAACATCCGCCTCGATTGGCAGCGCGCCTGTGCGATCGACCTGGCAACCAAGGGCACCGGCAAGTCCGTGCTCGAAGCGGTGCGTACCTCCATCAACCCGAAAGTGATCGAATGCCCGAACCCTGAATCCGGACGCCGCAGCATTGACGGTGTGGCCAAGGACGGCATCCAGGTGAAAGCCCGAGCCCGTGTGACCGTGCGTTCGAATCTCGATAATTATGTGGGCAGCGCGCTGGAGGAAACCATTATTGCCCGGGTGGGTGAAGGTATCGTGACCACGATTGGTTCGGCGGATTCCTACAAGGACGTGCTCGAGTCGCCGGACAAGATTTCCAAGGTGGTGCTGGAGCGCGGCCTGGATGTGGGCACTGCCTTCGAGATCCTTTCGATCGACATCGCCGACGTGGATGTGGGCGAGAATATCGGTGCGAAATTGCAGGAGTCCCAAGCTGAAGCCGATAAGAACGTGGCCCAGGCCAAGGCGGAAATGCGTCGTGCCGCAGCCGTTGCGCTGGAGCAGGAAATGAAGGCCAAGGTCGAGGAAATGAGCGCCAAGGTGGTTGAAGCCGAAGCCCAGGTGCCGCTCGCCCTTGCCGAAGCGTTCCGCTCCGGTAATCTTGGCGTCATGGATTACTATCGCCTGAACAATATCAAGGCGGATACCGACATGCGTGATTCGATCTCCAAGGGAGGCGAAAACAAATAG
- a CDS encoding NfeD family protein: MSLIIGLILAALVLVFFEVLLPGGILGLIAAVCVIAATVYAGLDYGLVPAVLVFVGSIFACLVLTVIEFKIFAKTRYGQKFFLKSAVTGHSNVEQSDDSIVGKSGETVTRLNPSGKVAIGGRHYEAYSEDGYIEAGTTVKVVAKDNFKLIIKPL, from the coding sequence ATGAGCTTGATCATCGGACTGATCCTCGCCGCACTCGTGTTGGTCTTTTTCGAAGTCTTGCTGCCGGGCGGCATTCTCGGGCTCATCGCCGCGGTTTGTGTGATCGCCGCCACCGTGTATGCAGGATTGGACTACGGCTTGGTGCCGGCGGTCCTTGTTTTTGTCGGCTCGATCTTTGCCTGTCTGGTCCTGACTGTGATCGAGTTCAAGATTTTCGCCAAGACACGCTACGGGCAGAAGTTCTTCCTCAAGAGTGCCGTGACCGGCCACTCCAATGTGGAACAATCCGACGATAGCATCGTCGGGAAATCCGGCGAAACGGTGACGCGGCTGAATCCTTCGGGTAAGGTCGCCATCGGTGGCCGGCACTACGAGGCTTATTCCGAAGACGGTTATATCGAGGCCGGTACCACGGTGAAGGTCGTTGCCAAGGATAATTTTAAACTCATCATCAAACCACTATGA
- a CDS encoding NfeD family protein — translation MFSTLCLGWLQPSIAEEPVPAEPVIDGPSAVYVIPITDAINKPNLYVLRRGLKEAIANKAEMVILDMDTPGGRVDYTLEMMEMLNRFDGLTATYVNDDAISAGSFIAAATREIYFSPRGKMGASAVIQGTGGDVPETARQKIESYLRANIRVMTEDYPYRSDVIRAMLDAEFELKVGDEVIKPKGELLTLTAKEAMQEYGDPPQPLLGAGIYDSLNELLDARFGEGNYVISDFHISYSEDIAKWMNTFAPALLGLGMLALFIEFKTPGFGIFGIAGILLLGIFFISNYIAGLAGNEVIVVFALGILLVLIEILFFPGTLVFGISGICMIFGSLLWAMVDYWPDQGFEINGDMLAQPLVNLVLGMGIAVFGALLIWRFLPGSFLERSIVLTSAAGGSSEAVHELRESVWPRAGEIGLAVTALHPGGRVEFKGRRYEARSQVGAIDRGAKVRVVQSGDFGLVVEEVSE, via the coding sequence TTGTTTTCTACGTTATGCCTCGGCTGGCTCCAGCCCTCAATCGCCGAAGAGCCGGTACCCGCTGAACCCGTCATCGACGGACCCTCGGCGGTGTATGTCATTCCCATTACAGACGCGATCAACAAGCCGAACCTGTACGTCCTCCGCCGGGGCTTGAAGGAAGCGATTGCGAACAAGGCCGAGATGGTGATCCTTGATATGGATACGCCGGGCGGACGTGTGGATTATACGCTTGAGATGATGGAGATGCTCAACCGTTTTGACGGGCTCACCGCGACCTATGTGAATGATGATGCCATTTCGGCGGGCTCCTTCATCGCTGCGGCAACCCGGGAAATCTACTTTTCACCCCGTGGGAAAATGGGGGCCTCCGCCGTGATCCAGGGAACGGGCGGGGATGTGCCGGAAACCGCGCGTCAGAAGATTGAAAGTTACCTGCGGGCGAACATCCGGGTGATGACGGAGGACTACCCCTACCGTTCCGATGTCATTCGTGCGATGTTGGATGCCGAGTTTGAACTTAAGGTCGGGGATGAAGTGATCAAGCCCAAGGGTGAGTTGCTCACCTTGACCGCGAAGGAAGCGATGCAGGAATATGGCGACCCGCCTCAGCCCCTGCTTGGTGCGGGCATCTATGACTCGCTGAATGAGCTGTTGGATGCCCGCTTCGGTGAGGGGAACTATGTGATCAGTGACTTTCATATCAGCTATTCCGAGGACATCGCCAAGTGGATGAACACCTTCGCGCCGGCCTTGCTCGGCCTCGGGATGTTGGCGCTTTTTATTGAGTTCAAGACGCCCGGCTTCGGCATCTTCGGCATCGCCGGTATCCTCTTGCTGGGAATCTTCTTTATCAGTAACTACATCGCGGGTTTGGCCGGCAACGAGGTCATCGTCGTTTTTGCCCTGGGCATCCTGCTCGTGCTCATCGAGATCCTCTTTTTTCCCGGTACGCTGGTGTTCGGCATCAGCGGGATCTGTATGATTTTCGGCTCACTGCTCTGGGCGATGGTTGACTACTGGCCGGACCAGGGGTTTGAGATCAATGGGGATATGTTGGCCCAGCCCCTGGTCAACCTGGTGCTCGGAATGGGCATCGCGGTCTTCGGTGCGCTCCTGATCTGGCGCTTTCTTCCGGGGTCCTTTCTGGAACGCAGCATCGTGCTGACCTCCGCCGCAGGGGGCAGCAGCGAGGCGGTCCATGAACTGCGCGAGTCGGTCTGGCCGCGTGCGGGCGAGATCGGGCTGGCGGTGACGGCCCTGCATCCGGGCGGCCGGGTCGAATTCAAAGGGCGGCGTTACGAAGCGCGCTCGCAGGTGGGCGCAATTGACCGGGGTGCCAAGGTTCGGGTCGTGCAAAGCGGCGATTTCGGACTGGTGGTTGAGGAGGTGAGCGAATGA